The proteins below are encoded in one region of Apium graveolens cultivar Ventura chromosome 4, ASM990537v1, whole genome shotgun sequence:
- the LOC141721428 gene encoding protein CURVATURE THYLAKOID 1D, chloroplastic: MVVCTSISSIPHLGLGFLTPNHNNNNLCFQTHLPLNRIRPSFKRTYSGWHYVINSSLKSTTSEEASSGASQYNKEEADGVVMIEDVQRDEKVSYGAEAVQTVEKNDSNGAEGPSEESLEDEQFQPFEFLNKLNMELDSDSPYPLLVYGGSSLITLWLASAVVGSIDSIPVFPKLMEVVGLGYSVWFATRYLLFKKNRDELTAKIEEIKQEVLGSSDD, encoded by the exons ATGGTAGTGTGCACAAGCATTTCTAGTATTCCCCACCTAGGCCTTGGGTTCCTCACTCCAAATCATAACAATAATAATCTCTGTTTTCAAACACATCTTCCTCTCAATCGAATACGTCCCTCCTTTAAACGCACCTATtcag GTTGGCATTATGTTATTAATTCATCTTTAAAGTCAACAACTTCAGAGGAAGCTTCTAGTGGGGCTAGCCAGTATAATAAAGAAGAAGCTGATGGTGTAGTAATGATCGAGGATGTTCAGAGGGATGAGAAGGTGTCATATGGAGCTGAGGCTGTTCAAACAGTTGAAAAGAACGATTCGAATGGAGCTGAAGGACCTAGTGAAGAATCTTTGGAAGATGAGCAGTTTCAGCCATTCGAATTTTTAAATAAGCTTAACATGGAG TTAGATTCAGATAGTCCATACCCACTGCTGGTATATGGTGGCAGTAGCCTAATTACACTCTGGCTTGCCTCTGCTGTTGTTGGATCCATTGATTCTATCCCTGTG TTTCCTAAGTTGATGGAAGTTGTGGGTCTTGGGTACTCAGTCTGGTTTGCCACCCGTTACTTACTCTTTAAG AAAAACAGAGATGAATTGACTGCAAAAATTGAAGAGATAAAGCAAGAGGTCTTAGGTTCAAGTGACGATTAA
- the LOC141721427 gene encoding kinesin-like protein KIN-14B has translation MAEEQQKNRWNWNVSGFEPRRAVDSDDDHQKQAALVKRYSFTSSSSLPPNSHLSSNAIVKAKLHNLSRKVQHAREDYFELRQEACDFQEYSNAKLDRVTRYLHVLAAKARKLDQAALENEAKIVPLINEKKRLFNELLTTKGNIKVFCRTRPLFEYEGPSLVEFPDDCTIRISVDDDNITNPKKDFEFDRVFGPHVGQAELFIEVQPFVQSALDGFNVSIFAYGQTHSGKTHTMEGSSHERGLYARCFEELFDISNSDTTSASRFDFFISVCELYNEQIRDLLPVYENSLPKVKSSSPDSFETLLQEKVDSPIGFSKILNLAFRNRGSDASKFNVSHLIVTIHIYNHNLITEENSNSKLSLIDLAGEVSPNLQEDGGEHATEVLHVMKSLSALGDVLNCLTSNKDEVPYENSILTKILADSLGGSSKSLMIVNVYPNKSNLAETVSSLNFSARARNSTLSLGSRDTIKKWRDVANDSRKELYEKDREIDDLKQEVMVLKQALKHANDQCVLLFNEVQKAWKVSFTIQSDLKSDNIMLAEKLKLEKDQNTQLRHQLAQLVQLEQDQKLQMQQRNSTIETLQAELKSIESRLSEALHTKDARPTVSMESGTVVQSTSDQTGEDMDSVSVTKKLEEELLKRDALIERLHEENEKLFERLTQKTTLAGTTQVTSPASKLLANVRDANQGRSDGNSMGRSVDVSSLPLANEKSEGTIALIKSGGEKVKTTPAGEYLTAALNNFDPEKYDSLATMSDGANKLLMLVLAAVIKAGASREHEILSEIRDAVIPFIRKMEPKRVMDTVLVSRVRILYLRSLLSRSPELQSIKVPPAEYFLEKVNVGHSRSSSRGSSPRRSPSHHDSSMRNALIDQHTQRFKINIKPEKKSKLSAVVLKIRGIDQETWRHHMTGGKLREITEEGKNYAIGNRDLAALVVHTPTGELLRQIRSWLAESFDFLTVAADDTLGGSTSQLELLSTAIMDGWMAGLGAAIPPSTDALGQLLGEYAKRVYSSQLQHLKDIAGTLATEIPEDSSHVAKLRSALESVDHKRRKLVQQMRSDGAFLTLQDGGSPIRNPSTAAEDARLSSLISLDGILKQVKDISRQSRVSKIVRSKKKVMLASLDELADRMPSLLDIDHSCARKHIAEARQTVELIPEDDEVQDTSVVPRVSTDMGSSVEIDVTQWNVLQFNTGSTTSFIIKCGANSNSELVIKADARVQEPKGGEIVRVVPRPNILENMTLEELKEIFTQLPEALSLLALARTADGTRARYSRLYSTLAMKVPALRNLAGQLEKGGEFKNVKS, from the exons ATGGCGGAGGAACAACAAAAGAACAGATGGAATTGGAATGTCTCGGGATTCGAACCTCGGAGAGCTGTAGACTCCGATGATGATCATCAAAAGCAGGCAGCGTTGGTTAAAAGATACTCGTTTACATCATCTTCTTCACTTCCCCCTAATTCTCATCTCTCTAGTAACGCAATTGTTAAAGCTAAGCTCCATAATTTATCTCGCAAAGTCCAG CATGCAAGGGAAGATTACTTTGAGTTGAGACAAGAAGCTTgtgattttcaagaatattctaaTGCAAAACTTGATAGAGTGACACGGTACCTTCATGTTCTTGCTGCGAAGGCCCGTAAGCTAG ATCAGGCTGCTCTTGAAAACGAAGCTAAAATCGTGCCACTGATAAATGAGAAGAAAAGATTGTTTAACGAACTATTGACTACCAAAG GAAATATCAAGGTTTTTTGTCGTACAAGGCCATTGTTTGAATACGAAGGTCCATCCTTAGTTGAATTTCCTGATGATTGCACAATCCGCATCAGTGTTGATGATGATAACATCACCAacccgaaaaaagattttgaatttgaCAGGGTATTTGGACCTCATGTTGGACAAG CGGAACTTTTTATTGAGGTTCAGCCATTTGTGCAGTCAGCACTAGATGGGTTTAATGTGTCTATATTTGCATATGGACAAACCCATTCGGGAAAGACACACACCATG GAAGGATCAAGCCATGAGCGTGGTTTATATGCTCGATGCTTTGAAGAGCTCTTTGATATATCGAACTCAGATACAACTTCAGCTTCTCGATTTGATTTCTTTATCAGTGTCTGTGAGCTTTATAATGAACAG ATAAGAGATTTGCTCCCAGTATACGAAAATAGTTTGCCAAAGGTTAAATCAAGCTCGCCAGATTCTTTTGAAACTCTTTTGCAGGAAAAGGTAGATAGTCCAATAGGTTTCTCCAAAATTCTCAATTTGGCTTTCAGGAATCGAGGAAGTGATGCTTCAAAGTTCAATGTTTCTCATCT GATAGTCACTATACATATTTATAATCACAATCTTATAACCGAAGAAAATAGCAATAGCAAACTATCTCTTATCGACTTAGCAGGAGAGGTAAGTCCAAACCTTCAAGAGGATGGCGGAGAGCATGCGACAGAAGTGCTACATGTTATGAAATCACTTTCGGC GCTAGGGGATGTTTTAAATTGCTTGACCTCAAATAAGGATGAAGTTCCCTACGAGAACTCAATACTCACAAAAATTCTTGCAGATTCCCTAG GTGGAAGCTCAAAATCCCTGATGATTGTTAATGTTTATCCAAACAAGTCAAATTTGGCTGAGACTGTATCATCCCTCAACTTTTCTGCTAGAGCTCGAAATTCTACACTAAGCTTGGGAAGCAGAGATACAATAAAGAAATGGAGAGATGTT GCAAATGACTCGCGAAAAGAACTGTATGAGAAAGACAGGGAAATTGATGATCTGAAGCAAGAAGTTATGGTACTCAAACAAGCACTTAAACACGCAAATGATCAATGTGTTTTACTTTTTAATGAAGTTCAGAAGGCCTGGAAAGTTTCTTTCACCATACAGTCAGATTTAAAG TCAGACAATATCATGCTGGCCGAGAAGCTCAAGTTGGAGAAGGATCAAAATACACAGCTTAGACATCAACTTGCTCAACTAGTGCAGTTGGAACAAGATCAGAAGTTACAGATGCAACAACGAAATTCAACAATTGAAACCTTGCAG GCGGAACTGAAGAGCATCGAGTCACGGCTGAGTGAAGCCCTTCATACTAAGGATGCGAGGCCCACGGTTAGCATGGAATCAGGGACTGTGGTTCAATCAACCTCTGATCAGACTGGAGAAGACATGGATTCCGTGTCTGTTACTAAGAAACTGGAGGAAGAACTCTTAAAACGCGATGCTTTGATTGAG AGGTTGCATGAAGAAAATGAGAAGTTGTTTGAAAGACTGACACAGAAAACAACTTTAGCAGGAACAACACAG GTCACATCTCCAGCATCCAAACTATTAGCTAATGTTCGGGATGCAAATCAGGGGAG GAGTGATGGTAATAGTATGGGGCGTTCTGTGGATGTCAGCTCCCTGCCCCTAGCCAATGAGAAAAGTGAGGGTACTATTGCTTTGATAAAGTCAGGCGGTGAGAAGGTCAAGACAACCCCTGCTGGAGAGTATCTTACTGCTGCTCTGAATAACTTTGATCCTGAAAAATATGACAGTCTTGCAACCATGTCAGATGGCGCAAACAAGCTTTTAATGCTG GTTTTAGCTGCCGTAATTAAAGCAGGCGCTTCTAGAGAACATGAGATACTTTCTGAAATAAGAGATGCCGTCATCCCATTTATTCGAAAGATGGAGCCAAAGAGGGTAATGGATACTGTGCTTGTTTCCCGTGTACGGATTTTGTATCTAAGATCTTTGCTTTCTAGGTCGCCAGAGCTCCAATCTATCAAG GTTCCCCCTGCTGAGTATTTTCTAGAGAAGGTCAACGTTGGACATAGTAGGAGCTCTAGCAGGGGTAGCAGTCCTAGAAGATCTCCTTCACATCATGATTCCAGCATGAGAAATGCACTGATTGATCAACATACTCAACgctttaaaataaatataaagccGGAGAAAAAGTCAAAATTATCAGCAGTGGTCCTTAAGATACGTGGTATTGATCAG GAAACATGGAGACATCATATGACTGGTGGAAAGCTTAGGGAAATCACTGAAGAAGGCAAAAATTACGCAATTGGAAACAGAGATCTTGCTGCATTGGTTGTTCATACTCCTACCGGCGAGTTGCTACGTCAAATCAGATCTTGGCTTGCAGAAAGTTTTGACTTTCTCACAGTCGCTGCTGATGATACTTTAGGGGGATCAACCAGTCAATTAGAGCTCCTGTCTACTGCAATTATGGATGGTTGGATGGCTGGGCTTGGTGCTGCTATACCTCCCAGTACTGATGCACTTGGCCAGCTACTTGGAGAGTATGCTAAGCGTGTCTATAGTTCTCAATTGCAGCATTTAAAG GACATTGCTGGGACATTGGCAACAGAGATACCCGAGGACTCTTCACATGTAGCAAAATTACGTTCAGCTTTGGAATCTGTCGATCATAAGAGAAGAAAG CTAGTGCAACAAATGAGAAGTGATGGAGCATTTCTGACGTTACAAGATGGTGGTTCACCGATTCGCAACCCATCCACTGCAGCTGAGGATGCACGCCTATCATCTTTGATATCCCTTGATGGCATATTGAAGCAAGTCAAG GATATCTCAAGGCAATCGCGTGTGAGCAAAATAGTTAGAAGTAAGAAAAAAGTAATGCTTGCATCTTTAGATGAGCTTGCGGACAGGATGCCTTCCCTGCTTGACATAGATCACTCATGTGCCCGAAAACACATTGCAGAAGCTCGTCAAACAGTCGAG TTGATTCCCGAAGACGATGAAGTTCAAGATACATCAGTTGTTCCCCGAGTGTCCACTGATATGGGTTCTAGTGTGGAAATTGATGTCACCCAGTGGAATGTCCTTCAGTTTAATACAGGATCCACAACTTCATTCATCATCAAGTGTGGTGCCAACTCAAATTCTGAGTTGGTCATTAAAGCGGATGCCCGAGTTCAAGAACCTAAAGGTGGTGAGATTGTTAGGGTTGTTCCCAGACCCAATATTTTAGAAAACATGACTTTAGAAGAATTAAAAGAGATATTTACTCAACTCCCTGAGGCTCTGAGCTTGCTTGCCCTAGCCAGAACAGCTGATGGAACCCGAGCTCGGTATTCAAGATTGTACAGCACTCTAGCCATGAAGGTTCCCGCACTGAGAAACCTTGCTGGCCAATTGGAAAAGGGGGGAGAATTCAAGAATGTTAAGTCATGA